The following coding sequences lie in one Nocardioides sambongensis genomic window:
- a CDS encoding oxygenase MpaB family protein yields the protein MTEHRMPPTALPHARTGGADAAPAPTGLSNCDAALERYGAKGRAWLDGMWQADPLADAVVNDPGGAGPALRAIRGMLDDGAGVVPEGAPASARALAEQITTDPEWLERDRLDRAADVLVRYSAQWGLVLGAASLLAGADNWIAARPLLMTGRYGHQPAVRSIEVGEWLSEVVRPGGMEVGGPGFARTVRVRLIHAHVRRHIGSGADWDLAAWGVPVPQPYMAFTLAEFGHISLAAMEHLGVVLRPDELDDIYHLWRYVGFLIGVDPALNPVEAADQIAIEELYHLTSPGPDDYSREFVRALTEDYLAPQLATLLVGPDRLRQDVSRRLMYGMSRVFLGDRAADALAIPDGPAKHVVRALRPGLVLADRARLRLLGRDRVTAQGYLARDRELARLKAEHAMTHDLVDAVPGAVGHTT from the coding sequence ATGACCGAGCACCGGATGCCGCCCACCGCCCTGCCCCACGCCCGCACAGGCGGCGCCGATGCTGCGCCGGCACCGACCGGGTTGTCGAACTGCGACGCCGCCCTGGAGCGCTACGGCGCCAAGGGTCGCGCCTGGCTGGACGGCATGTGGCAGGCCGACCCGCTCGCCGACGCCGTGGTGAACGACCCGGGCGGCGCCGGTCCGGCCCTGCGGGCGATCCGCGGGATGCTGGACGACGGGGCGGGCGTCGTACCGGAGGGGGCGCCGGCGTCGGCGCGTGCGCTGGCCGAGCAGATCACCACCGACCCGGAGTGGCTCGAGCGCGACCGGCTCGACCGGGCCGCCGACGTCCTGGTCCGCTACAGCGCGCAGTGGGGCCTGGTGCTCGGGGCGGCCTCGCTGCTCGCGGGTGCGGACAACTGGATCGCGGCCCGACCGTTGCTGATGACCGGACGCTACGGCCACCAGCCGGCGGTGCGGTCCATCGAGGTCGGGGAGTGGCTCTCCGAGGTGGTCCGTCCCGGCGGCATGGAGGTCGGCGGTCCGGGCTTCGCCCGCACGGTGCGGGTGCGGCTGATCCATGCGCACGTGCGCCGCCACATCGGCTCCGGCGCCGACTGGGACCTCGCCGCCTGGGGCGTCCCGGTCCCGCAGCCCTACATGGCCTTCACCCTCGCCGAGTTCGGCCACATCTCGCTGGCCGCGATGGAGCACCTCGGCGTGGTGCTGCGCCCCGACGAGCTCGACGACATCTACCACCTCTGGCGCTACGTCGGCTTCCTGATCGGTGTCGACCCCGCACTCAACCCCGTCGAGGCCGCCGACCAGATCGCGATCGAGGAGCTCTACCACCTGACCTCGCCCGGACCCGACGACTACAGCCGTGAGTTCGTCCGCGCGCTCACCGAGGACTACCTGGCGCCGCAGCTGGCCACGCTGCTGGTCGGACCGGACCGGCTCCGCCAGGACGTCTCCCGGCGGCTGATGTACGGCATGTCCCGGGTCTTCCTCGGCGACCGGGCCGCGGACGCACTCGCCATCCCGGACGGCCCGGCCAAGCACGTGGTGCGTGCACTGCGCCCCGGGCTGGTACTCGCGGACCGGGCCCGGCTGCGGCTGCTGGGTCGTGACCGGGTGACCGCGCAGGGCTACCTCGCCAGGGATCGTGAGCTGGCCCGGCTCAAGGCCGAGCACGCGATGACCCACGACCTGGTGGACGCGGTGCCCGGCGCCGTCGGCCACACCACCTGA
- a CDS encoding SRPBCC family protein, whose translation MSTIVEHSVEIDAPVPQVFDYVDDFGNTRDWLYGLERIEPVTEQLRGVGATYEGTMKVGVRLTSRLRCTAWEKDSFIEISSLDGIRNTQRWRFTRLDGDRTRVDAWISFDLPGGAAGRAAGAAVRPLIGVAVKHTSQRLVENLEARSA comes from the coding sequence ATGAGCACGATCGTCGAGCACAGCGTCGAGATCGACGCCCCCGTCCCGCAGGTCTTCGACTACGTCGACGACTTCGGCAACACCCGCGACTGGCTCTACGGGCTGGAGCGGATCGAGCCGGTCACCGAGCAGCTGCGCGGGGTGGGGGCGACGTACGAGGGGACGATGAAGGTCGGCGTGCGGCTCACCTCCCGCCTGCGGTGCACGGCGTGGGAGAAGGACAGCTTCATCGAGATCTCCTCCCTCGATGGCATCCGCAACACCCAGCGGTGGCGCTTCACCCGACTCGACGGCGACCGCACCCGCGTCGACGCCTGGATCAGCTTCGACCTCCCCGGCGGAGCGGCGGGCCGGGCTGCGGGGGCCGCGGTGAGGCCGCTGATCGGCGTGGCCGTGAAGCACACCAGCCAGCGCCTCGTGGAGAACCTCGAGGCCCGCTCCGCCTGA
- a CDS encoding enoyl-CoA hydratase/isomerase family protein, with the protein MAQPTIADRLLDAQIAWLLSRLDGPEVSARLAEEVDDLLAVAARISLAHAVPPAALKELVALLLERVPSGAAASTATGVAADAAYDGPGVDATVADLISRDHVEALLSAAAERADLVEAALERIARSPLAATVAARFVARIVGDVLATNRAVAERIPGVGGLVSLGSSMAGRVAGIADKQVEALLGDTAERGAAFAMRRLNRLVVETLRDPTTVAAALEVFDLYATAPLSSLSGARHGDRTEVHRLAGLVQDVVIDAAPSAPVRDLVDRLVDGFYAVYGEESLAVLVEDLGLDRDAIVEVARATVPDLLERAVASGEVERILRARLQPFFASPEVAAILDER; encoded by the coding sequence GTGGCCCAGCCGACGATCGCCGACCGTCTCCTCGACGCCCAGATCGCCTGGCTGCTGAGCCGGCTGGACGGGCCGGAGGTGTCCGCCCGACTCGCCGAGGAGGTCGACGACCTGCTGGCCGTGGCTGCGCGGATCAGCCTCGCGCACGCGGTCCCACCGGCGGCGCTGAAGGAGCTCGTCGCGCTGCTGCTCGAACGGGTGCCGTCGGGCGCGGCCGCGAGCACCGCCACCGGGGTCGCCGCGGACGCCGCCTACGACGGTCCGGGGGTCGACGCGACGGTCGCCGACCTGATCTCCCGCGACCACGTGGAGGCGCTGCTGAGCGCCGCCGCGGAGCGCGCCGACCTGGTCGAGGCCGCGCTGGAGCGGATCGCCCGCAGCCCGCTGGCCGCCACCGTGGCCGCCAGGTTCGTCGCCCGGATCGTCGGCGACGTCCTCGCCACCAACCGTGCGGTCGCCGAGCGGATCCCCGGCGTCGGCGGGCTGGTGTCGCTCGGCAGCAGCATGGCCGGGCGGGTCGCCGGGATCGCCGACAAGCAGGTGGAGGCCCTGCTCGGGGACACCGCCGAGCGCGGCGCCGCCTTCGCGATGCGCCGGCTCAACCGGCTGGTCGTGGAGACGCTGCGGGACCCGACCACGGTGGCCGCGGCCCTCGAGGTCTTCGACCTCTACGCCACCGCCCCGCTCTCGTCGCTGTCCGGGGCGCGCCACGGCGACCGCACCGAGGTGCATCGCCTGGCCGGCCTGGTGCAGGACGTGGTCATCGACGCCGCGCCCTCGGCCCCGGTGCGCGACCTGGTCGACCGACTGGTCGACGGTTTCTACGCGGTCTACGGCGAGGAGTCGCTGGCCGTGCTGGTGGAGGACCTGGGCCTGGACCGGGACGCGATCGTGGAGGTCGCCCGGGCGACGGTGCCCGACCTGCTCGAGCGCGCCGTGGCCAGCGGCGAGGTCGAGCGCATCCTCCGCGCCCGGTTGCAGCCGTTCTTCGCCTCCCCCGAGGTGGCGGCGATCCTCGACGAGCGCTGA